From the genome of Nicotiana tabacum cultivar K326 chromosome 2, ASM71507v2, whole genome shotgun sequence:
AAGATTTACAATTCCCACTCTTAGcttagtcttttatttaaaaggaaaagaCTAGCTGTGGAGCAAATAAGCacaaaacacaaacaaaaaagggaaaagaTAATAAGGGAGGTAACAGGTAACGAGTCATGTAGGCGAAATTTGCAGAAGAATTTTATATACGCAAAGCGGAGGATTTTCCGCTGAAGCAACTTCCCGACGACAAGTTATGTTGAGTACTGGTTGAGCCGCCTTTTATTGGGATTCTTGAATTTCAACAAGTCGAAAATCGCTTGGTAATGGAATAATGAGATCCGAACATCTGATCAAGAAGGATAACAAGGGCCATGGCCATGGAGGGATGAATTTCTTCAGGTTGTACAACGAGATGGAAGACGTCGATCCCAAACGCTACCCCTCTTACAGCCTCCTCCTTACGCTTGATCAGAGCCACCGGCCGTCGCTTTTGGTCGTAAACAGCACAGCAACGCTGCGTATAGGATCCTTCAATCTCGTAAACCACGTTGTTCTTCTTTGAAGATAAAGCTTTTCTGTGCTCATAGACCTGCGCCaaggacttggtgttaagaaggTTGACATTCTTCTTCACCGAAAACAGCGGATTGACGGCCGTCTCTCCTTCGAACACCAACCAGCTGTCCGCCAGGCTTATCCTCTGAATTTCCAAACCAAAATCATTAGAATATTATTTATCGtcataaaattaaatataaatatagtaATTGGTACGTACCTTTCGGCGGATGGTGAGGAGAGAGTTTCCAGAAGCATCCATGAGTACAATCTCCGCCTTGGTGCCGGCGTTGTAATTGTCGACGCGAAAGACGAGGTTCCCTTGGTTATCAAACACAGTGAAACCGTCGCAATTGAAAAGTAGCGATTTTTTCCAAACGGTGAGGACCACATTGGCATGATGATCGGCCGGGAAGGCCAGCTTTGGAGCTGCAGCACTATTCCCAGACGAGGCGTTGCCATTCGGGTATACCTTTGTCATCACCGGAAGAAAGAATCGATTGATAGATAGCTCTTGGTTGGAGGGGGGAATAGGGAGAACAGATCGGAGTTTGAGCCAACTGCTAGATAATTTAATGATGCCTAATGAGCAGCTCATTCATCCTTTATATATAGCTACACTAGTGTAATCTATGATGGGTCAACCAGAAATATTTTTGTTAAAGTGAAGTTTTGGGGTAGCATTAGGTGCCCCAAGCACTACTACCTGTCCGCGTCCATACAAGAAAGGGTCGGCAAATTAGTCTAGAGTAAATTATCAGCTTGACTTGTCAATACAGATTTTTCTGATATGATTTTTTTTTCGCCTTCTAATTTACTGCATCCTTTTTTGCGTCATTCTATTGTCATAGTTACTATAGTAAAACTTTTCTTTATCAGCTTGAATAATAATACTGGTCGAAATTAATATGGAAACGAGACATGATTATTTTCcttataaataaaagaaagtccTTTATTCTACCATTGAGTTAAACGAATTAATAGTTTTAAAGCATtcaagagaattttcttttcgaAGGATTAAGTTAATAATATACTCCCTTAATAATTTAAATAATAGTTATAAAACATTAAGTTAATAATATACTCTTTCCGTTACAATTTATGTAAACCATTtgattgggcacggagtttaaaaaaagagaaaagacttTTGAACTGGTAGTGTAAaacgaaatacatatattttgtgtatctataaatcattgcataaaggtaaattatttttaaatagaaaaaaaggttattctttttggcacagactaaaaaagaaatatttttacataaattgaaacggacgGAGTAGCTAATAATTTGTGTACTGTATAGGATAATAATTTGAAGTGTTCCATCCTTCCCCTTAtaccaaagaaagaaagaaagaaagaaagaaagacgaAAAAGATAGAATAATAAAATTCGAAGAGAGAGGGTTTGTAGCGTCGTAGGCGCATCACAGTAAAGGCTTTCATATTTGCGCCATCTTTTCTGATGACCACACAGAGATTCATTTTCATAGGACGgaaagaaagtgaaaaacaaaGGAAACACGCTAACCATACACAAAAATCAACTCTGTGGTCGATAACGAAAGAGATattgtaaataattgggaatttatttatgtattcccgtgttttaatttatgtaaatttatttaaattttgtggtgtgaaatgaattatatatattttgtgggaTATAAATTATTACATAAAAGTTAAATTATTATCAAATATAAAAAGAGATCATTCTAAAGAAATATATTCAAAACAGAGTATTTGTTTATTTACTTTTGAAAGAGGCCGACTAATGTTTAGGTTTGTGATTGGTGATCAAAATTAAGTACTTTATCTATGAATTGCAACAAAGGGGATAAATTAATATATCACATCGTACAGTATCAAGGAATAAATTACTAGAAGTCAAAATGGATCTTGTGGCTGAGGATTAATTCGCGGTGGTGGGAAGGGACGCATATCCATTATCTGATTACTATATGATTATTGAATAATCACTGAAGACTTCCCACAATGAAGAAGATATGTTTGCAGTTGATGCAATCGAAGGGATATAATACGAGTTCTATTATGGTTAAACTAAACTAAACTATCTTCATAGATTGATAACTACAAATTAGGCACTTTGGTTGGGCGGTTTATGTGGCCCTCATGCATCCCTAAAGCCActtcctcatctttaatttccCTCTTTGCGTTTTTTTGTGGTTATAAACTTATGGAATAATATTGTTAAATTCTAATTTAAAGTTTCTTGTCAACCACCCCCTTGCCCCGcgaaaatatagaaaagaaaatgatTAAAGGCAATTCTTACAATATGATAATCAATTTAATTAGCGTTAACTAGATTTAAGTAGTACGATGTACGACTAGTGGTAGAGGTTGAAATTAGACCAAATAAATCATATACCTTGACGGAGAAGAGAATCACAAGCTGCGACCACGAGCTAAGgtgttattttagaaaaaaaaaatattactttctctctctatatatatataaaagcacaaataatttatgttaaatattgatatatattattataaaagaacgaataatttatgctaaatgttgaatGACTAAAATATCCCTGAAATATTGATTGatttttatttccttaaatatttatataatttaagaaTCTAATTGTAAATTACCTAATGATGGAATTCTTTTtcgatttaaaccagtattttaaaaggcgtgggcgtaagacgaggcgttttacatatgcatcagcgaggcgtaagccccgaggcacggagcataagccccataggtatttaatttttaatattttataaaataatataattatagtaaatatttataaacaggtaaaattgcataacaattgaagaaaactataaatatgtgaaaaatatatatatagatgtgctccatcctcacaaaaaactagtcaaaacaatctattatacgctacttagaagcacaagtaacttgagtcgaaaata
Proteins encoded in this window:
- the LOC107794094 gene encoding protein LURP-one-related 8-like, whose amino-acid sequence is MSCSLGIIKLSSSWLKLRSVLPIPPSNQELSINRFFLPVMTKVYPNGNASSGNSAAAPKLAFPADHHANVVLTVWKKSLLFNCDGFTVFDNQGNLVFRVDNYNAGTKAEIVLMDASGNSLLTIRRKRISLADSWLVFEGETAVNPLFSVKKNVNLLNTKSLAQVYEHRKALSSKKNNVVYEIEGSYTQRCCAVYDQKRRPVALIKRKEEAVRGVAFGIDVFHLVVQPEEIHPSMAMALVILLDQMFGSHYSITKRFSTC